The following nucleotide sequence is from Nocardioides eburneiflavus.
GTGGCGTACGTCCAGCAGTCGCACCTGCGGGCCCTGGCCCTCGGCCTGCGTCCGCACCGCTCCGTCGTACATCGGGAACACGTGGGCACCCGAGAGGGTGAACATCGTCTCGACGCCGTGGGCACGGGCGACGTGGACGGCCAGCTCGCCGCTGTGCCCTGTGATCTCGCGTGTGGTCTCGCTCATGCCCGCAGGCTAGCGGGTGGCTACTCGCAGGTAGGGAGCGTTGGTCATCCGGAGGGCCTCGATCACGACGAGCAGCAGGTCGGGTCGCACCGTCGGCGGGTCGGGCGCGAGCGAGAGGTGCACGAAGAGCGCCCGGAGGAAGGCCTGGGGCGCTGCGGTCGGGGCGAACGGGTCGTGGTCGACGGGTCCGCCGAAGGGGTTGCCGGCGGCCCCGATGCGGTGCACCCAGGGCTCGAGCGCGTCGACGCCCAGCGTGTTGCGCCGCAGGATGACCATGGCTGCCGCCGCGATGCGGTCGGGCTCACCGGCCCCCAGCGGCTCGTCCGCGGGCTGCTGGACGAGGCGCTCGGCCAGGATGTCGAGGAGTACGGCGTGCTCGGCGCCGGCCAGGTGGGGGGACTCGCCGAGGGCGCCCAGGGCGTCGGCGCCGTGGGCGACCGCGTGGGCCCACCCCTTGCCCGGCACGAAGCCGCGGGTGTCGCGCTCGGTGAGGAACCACGTCGCGAGCCGGTCGCCCCACTCCATCACCTTGCCGCCGGGGAGCAGGTGCTGGGAGTTGTCGCGCTCGAGGCACTCGGCGACGATCAGCGCGCTGAAGCTGCGGCGGAACACCGTGTCGGTGCCCGACTCGCCCAGCCCGACCGACAGCCCGGCGACCATGCCGTCACCGAGGCCGACCAGCAGGTCGTCGTAGACGCCGTTGTCGATCCAGGTCGCGAGGGCCGGATAGGCGGTGCCGTCGCGGACCTCGGGACGCGTCGAGCCGAGCATCGTGGTGAGCTCGGCGGTGAGGTCGTCCAGCGGCCGGTCCGACGGGACCTCGAACCCGGCTGCTTGCACCTGGTCCCAGTACCCGATCGACATGGCGCCCATCCTGCCAGCCGCCTCCGTCACCGCCCAGCCCGGTCCACGGCACGCCCTAGGCTGGCAGCGTGCCGTCCCTCCACGAGCTCGTCCGAGCCCACACCGACCTCGTCGAGGACGACGTCGCCTGGCTCCAGCTGCTCATGGCGGACTGGCAGATCCTCGCCGACCTGTCGTTCGCCGACCTGGTCCTGTGGCTGCCCGACCGGGAGGGCAGGGGCTACTGGGCCGGTGGCCAGATGCGGCCCACCACCGGACCCACCGCCCTCGTGGACGACGTCCTCGGCACCTTCATCCCGACCGGCCGGCGGCGGATGCTCGACGAGGCCTACACCACCGGCCGGCTGGTGCGCGAGGGCGACCCCGAGTGGCGCGACGACGTGCCCGTACGGGTCGAGGTCATCCCCGTACGCCGTGCCGGCCGCGTGATCGCCACGATCGCGCGCAACACCAACCTCCTGGGCGTGCGCACCCCGAGCCGGCTCGAGCTCAGCTATCTCCAGACCGCCGCCGAGCTGACCCGGATGATCGCCGGCGGCCACTTCCCGCTGCCGGGGCAGCGCAGCGACCACGCGGACTCGCCGCGCGTCGGCGACGGCTTCGTCCGCCTCGACCCGGCCGGCCGGGTGGTCTACGCGAGCCCCAACGGGCTCTCCGCCTATCGGCGCCTCGGCCTGCAGGGCGACCTCGCCGGCCTCGTCCTCACCGACCTCACCCGCGACCTGGTGCCGGCCCGCAAGCGCCTCGACGAGGAGACGCTCAGCGCCGTGCTCGGCGGTCGCGACGGCCGCGCCACGGAGGTCGGCACCGACGAGGTCACCCTGATCGTGCGCAGCATCCCGCTCCGCCCCGAGGGGGAGCGCAACGGTGCGCTGCTGCTGGTGCGCGACGTCACCGAGCTCCGCAGCCGCGACCGCGAGCTGGTGACCAAGGACGTGACGATCCGCGAGATCCACCACCGGGTGAAGAACAACCTCCAGACCGTCGCCGCGCTGCTCCGGCTGCAGGCCCGTCGCACGCGCGCCGAGGACGCCAAGGCGGCGCTCGAGGAGGCCGTACGCCGGGTCGGCTCCATCGCGATCGTGCACGAGACGCTGAGCCACGCGGTCGAGGAGACGGTCGACTTCGACGAGATCGCCGACCGGCTCGGCGCGATGGTCGTCGACGTCAGCGGCGTGGAGGTCCCCGTGCGCGTCGTCCGCGAGGGCTCGTTCGGCAAGCTCCCGTCCGAGGCCGCGACACCGCTCGCCATGGTGCTCACCGAGCTTCTCCAGAACGCCGTCGAGCACGGCTACGCCGGCGTGCCCACCACCGCCGACGGACGCGTCGTGGTCACCGCGCGCCGGATCGTGGGACGCCTGCACGTCATCGTGGAGGACGACGGACGGGGCCTGCCCGACGACTTCGACCTCGACGGGTCCACCCAGCTGGGGCTGTCGATCGTGCGCACGCTGGTGGAGTCCGAGCTCGGAGGTGTCCTCGAGATCGGTCCGGGGACCCGTGGGACCCGGGTGCAGGCGGACCTGCCCGTCGACTGATGGCCGTCGGGCCCGTGGGCCAGACGCGGGGCAGGCGCTCGTGTCAGGCGTTCGTGTCAGGCGGTCCGGATGCGCGCGCGGGCGTTGCGGCGCTTCAGCGCGCGACGCTCGTCCTCGCTGAGGCCACCCCACACGCCGTGGTCCTGCCCGGCCTCGAGGGCCCAGGCGAGGCACTGCTCGCGCACCTCGCAGCGCCGGCACACCTGCTTGGCCTCCTCGATCTGGAGGATCGCCGGCCCGGTGTTGCCGATCGGGAAGAACAGCTCAGGGTCCTCGTCGAGGCATGCAGAGCGACTGCGCCAATCCATGAGTGGGGGAATCCCTCTTTCT
It contains:
- a CDS encoding DUF2785 domain-containing protein yields the protein MSIGYWDQVQAAGFEVPSDRPLDDLTAELTTMLGSTRPEVRDGTAYPALATWIDNGVYDDLLVGLGDGMVAGLSVGLGESGTDTVFRRSFSALIVAECLERDNSQHLLPGGKVMEWGDRLATWFLTERDTRGFVPGKGWAHAVAHGADALGALGESPHLAGAEHAVLLDILAERLVQQPADEPLGAGEPDRIAAAAMVILRRNTLGVDALEPWVHRIGAAGNPFGGPVDHDPFAPTAAPQAFLRALFVHLSLAPDPPTVRPDLLLVVIEALRMTNAPYLRVATR
- a CDS encoding sensor histidine kinase — its product is MPSLHELVRAHTDLVEDDVAWLQLLMADWQILADLSFADLVLWLPDREGRGYWAGGQMRPTTGPTALVDDVLGTFIPTGRRRMLDEAYTTGRLVREGDPEWRDDVPVRVEVIPVRRAGRVIATIARNTNLLGVRTPSRLELSYLQTAAELTRMIAGGHFPLPGQRSDHADSPRVGDGFVRLDPAGRVVYASPNGLSAYRRLGLQGDLAGLVLTDLTRDLVPARKRLDEETLSAVLGGRDGRATEVGTDEVTLIVRSIPLRPEGERNGALLLVRDVTELRSRDRELVTKDVTIREIHHRVKNNLQTVAALLRLQARRTRAEDAKAALEEAVRRVGSIAIVHETLSHAVEETVDFDEIADRLGAMVVDVSGVEVPVRVVREGSFGKLPSEAATPLAMVLTELLQNAVEHGYAGVPTTADGRVVVTARRIVGRLHVIVEDDGRGLPDDFDLDGSTQLGLSIVRTLVESELGGVLEIGPGTRGTRVQADLPVD
- a CDS encoding WhiB family transcriptional regulator; translated protein: MDWRSRSACLDEDPELFFPIGNTGPAILQIEEAKQVCRRCEVREQCLAWALEAGQDHGVWGGLSEDERRALKRRNARARIRTA